The bacterium nucleotide sequence TCAAATGTCGTGCATCGAGCGGAGCCCGTTCGTGAGGCGCGTCCTCCGCAGCGACCACCGCCCGCGGTGACGCTGACGCGGTTAGAGGAGCGACACGCGTCCGGTCGTCAGCTCGTAGTACGCCGCGACGATCTTGAGCTTCCCTTCCTTGGCGAGTCCCGCGAGCACCGGGGACGAGGTCCGGAGCAGCTCCGCCTGGATCGTCGCGTTTGCCTTGATCGCGGCCTCGAGGTTGGACCCGGCCCGCTGCACCGCCGGGCGGAGGTGTGGGAAGAGACTGCTGATCTGCCCGGGCACCGCTTTGTTCGCGATCGCCGCCGACACCGCCCCGCACCGCCCATGCCCGAGCACCACGATCAGCGGCGTCCCCAGGACCGCCGCCCCGTACTCCAGACTACCGATGATCTCGGGAGTCCCGACGTTGCCGGCGACCCGGCAAACGAACACGTGCCCGATACTCTGGTCGAACGCGATCTCCACGGGCACGCGCGAGTCCGCGCACGACAACACCGAGGCGAAGGGTTCCTGTTTCTCCGCGGTGCCCTGCTTGAGGATCGCAAGGTCCGCGTTGAACGCGGTCAGGCCGCCATTGACGTACCGGGCGTTCCCCGTCATCAGCCGCTCGAGCGCCTGGTCGGGCGAGAGCGCGCTCTGCGCCTCCGCCGGCCGCTGGGGCAACGCGGCGGCGGTCATCCCGCCCGCCAACCCGGCCGCCGCGGCCGCGGCGAGCAGATCCCTGCGGGACAGCCGCCGAGCATAATCGCCCGCCGCCGTCACGTCCACAGCCCTGGTCACAGCACGTACCTCCGCAGGTCGTGGTCGGCCAGGATCCCGGCGAGTCGCTCACGGACGTAGGCCGCATCGATGACGACGTGCGCCGGCGCCTCGGGGGCCGCGAACGAGAGCGCCTCGGTCACCTTCTCCAAGATCGTGTGCAGCCGCCGGGCTCCGATGTCCTCGTGCTCCGCGTTCACCGCCGCCGCGATCCGCGCGATCTCCTGGACACCGTCCGGCGGGAACTCCACAATCACGCCCTCGGTGGCCAACAGGGCCGCGTACTGTTTGGTCAGCGCGTTTTCCGGTTCGACGAGGATCCGTACGAAATCCGCCTCGGTGAGCGACCCCAGCTCCACGCGGATCGGGAGCCGGCCCTGCAGCTCGGGGATCAGATCCGACGGCCGGCTCACGTGAAACGCTCCCGCGGCGATGAACAGCATGTGGTCGGTGCGGACGGCTCCGTGCTTGGTCGTCACCGTGGACCCTTCGATGATCGGCAGGATGTCGCGCTGCACGCCTTCGCGGGAGACGTCGGGCCCGGCGCCGCCCTCCCGCCCGGAGATCTTGTCGAGCTCGTCGATAAACACGATCCCGGCCTGCTCCGCGCGGCGGATGCCCTCGCGAACGACCTCGTCCATGTCGATCAGCTTCTGCGCCTCCTCGTTCGTGAGAACCCGGAGCGCATCCGGCACCAGCATGCGGCGCCGCTTTCGCCGGCGCGGCAGCACGCTGCCGAAGAGATCCTGCAGGTTGATCCCCATCTCCTCCACGCCCTGCCCCGAAAACACCTCCACGGTCGGAAAGGCGCTCTCTTCGACCTCGATCTCCACCGTATCCCGGTCGAGTTCCCCGCGGTCGAGCTGCGCCCGCATCGCCGCCCGGCGCGCATGAAGATCGTCTGGGGCGGCGGCACCGGGCTCCGGGGCGGGCGGGGACGTGCGGCCGCCGAACAGCATCTCCAGGGGATTGGAAAACCCCTGGTCCTTGCGCGGCGCCGGCGCCAGGATCTCCACCAGACGGTCGCGGGCCTGCGTCGCGGCCCGCTCCCCCACCTTGCCGACCTGCTCGCTGCGGACCATCTGGATCGCGGTTTCCACCAGGTCCCGGATCATCGAGTCGACGTCACGGCCGACGTAGCCGACCTCGGTGAACTTCGTCGCCTCGACCTTCACGAACGGGGCGGCGGCCAGGCGTGCCAGACGGCGCGCGATCTCGGTCTTGCCGACGCCGGTCGGGCCGATCATCAGGATGTTCTTGGGGATGACCTCGTCGCGCATCTCCGCGCCGAGACGGCTCCGTCGGTACCGGTTTCGCAGCGCGATCGCGACCGCACGCTTCGCGGCGGCCTGGCCCACAATGAACTTGTCGAGCTCTTCCACAATTCGCCGGGGTGTCAGGCTCTCAATCGTCAGCCGGTCCTCGAGACGCGCGCGCGCTTCCATGGCCGGCTACAAAACCTCCACGGTCACCTGATCGTTCGTAAAGACGCAGATCTCGCTCGCCACGCGCAGCGCCTCCCGGGCGATTTCCTCCGCGGCGAGCGACGAGTGCCTCAGCAGCGCCCGCGCCGCCGCGAGTGCGTAGGGACCGCCGGAGCCGATCGCGGCCACCCCGTCGTCGGGTTCGATGATGTCGCCGCTGCCCGACAGCACGTACAAATGCTCGCGATCGGCGACGACCAGCAGCGCCTCGAGCCGGCGCAGAATGCGGTCCGTGCGCCAGTCCTTCGCCAACGCCACGATCGCCCGGGCCAGGTGCCCGTGGGTTTCCGCGAGCTTTTGCTCGAGGCGTTCGAAGAGGGTCAGGCCGTCTGCCGCGGATCCGGCAAAGCCCACCAACACGTTCTCGCCGATGCGCCGGGTCTTCCGCGCGCCGTGCTTCAGCACGGTGTTGCCGATGCTGACCTGCCCGTCGCCGGCCAACGCGATCCGGCCGTCCCGCCGCACCGCCACTACTGTCGTCGACCGGATTCGCGGGCTGGCCGGCCGGCACTGCCGTCCGGTCACGACGGGCTGCCCACCTGCTCCGGTTCGCGGGACGCCGGCGCCTCCTTGTATGTGCACGCCTTGTTGCTGCAGACCACGGGCGGCGTCGTGCCGCGCCGGGCCCGCTTCGTCACCAGGATGTGGCCGCACTCGGGACAGATCCGCCCGACGGGCCGGTCCCAGGATGTGAACGTGCACGCCGGGTAGTTCGCGCACCCGTAGAAGATGCGCCCCTTGCGAGTTCGCCGCTCCACGATCTCCCCGTTGTCGAGCGGGCACCGCACGCCGATGCCGACCGGCCGGGTGTACGAGCACTCCGGGTACCCTGAGCAGGCGATGAACTCCCCGTAGCGACCGCGCCGCTTCACCAGCGGCCGGCTGCAGCGAGGGCATAGCTCGCCGATCTCCTCCGGGACCATCTCGACTTCCTCGATGCTCTGCTCCGCCCGGTGGAGGACCTCCTCGAAAGGCCCGTAGAACGCGCGGATCAGGCCGACCCAATCCTCCACCCCCTCCTCGACCCGGTCCAGATCCTCCTCCATGTGCGCCGTGAACTCGACGTCGAGCACGCTCGGAAAGTGCTCGACGAGCAAGGAGTTCACCAGCACGCCGAGATCGGTGGGGTAGAACCGCCGGTCTTCGAGCTCGACGTAGCCGCGGTGCTTGATCGTCTCGATGATCGGCGCGTACGTGCTCGGCCGACCGATGCCGCGGTCCTCGAGCGCTCGCACGAGCGTCGCCTCGGTGTAGCGGGGCGGCGGCTGTGTAAAGTGCTGCGCGGGATCGAGCCCGAGGAGGCGCAACCGCTCCCCATCGCTGAGATCGGGGAGCCAGCCCTCCGGGGTCTCCTCGTCCCCGTTGTCCCGACCTTCCAGATAGACCCGGAGAAATCCCGGAAACTTCACGCGAGACCCAGTCGCCCGGAACCCGTACGGCCCTGCGGTGATGTCCACGGCGAGCGTGTCCATCACCGCGGACGCCATCTGGCTCGCGACGAAGCGTTCCCAGATCAGCTTGTACACTTTGTGCTGGTCGGCCTTCAGGAAGGGCTTGACGGACTCCGGGGTGCGCGCCACCGACGTCGGCCGGATCGCCTCGTGGGCGCCCTGCGCGCCTCGGCGGGACGTGTAGCGGCGTGGGTCCGCCGGCACGTACGGCGCGCCGTACGTCTCCGCGATGAAGGTGCGGGCCTGCTCCTGCGCTTCCGCCGCCACGTGGACCGCGTCGGTGCGCATATACGTGATCAACCCGACCGTGCCCTCGGGCCCGACGTCGAGCCCTTCGTAGAGTTGCTGGGCGACGACCATCGTGCGCGCCGCCGAGTACCCGATCTTCCGGTTTGCTTCCTGCTGGAGCGTGCTCGTCGTGAACGGCGCGGTGGGGTGCCGCTGCTGGTCACGGCGCCGCACCTCGGCCACCACATACGGCACTCGCTCCAACTCCCGGACGAGCGCGTCCGCCTCCGCCTGGTTGCCGATCGTGATCTTGTCGCCGCCCTTCGTCACGAGGCGCGCCACAAACGGCGTCTCGTCGCCGAGGCGGGTGAGGCGCGCCGCAATGGACCAGTACTCCTGGGGCACGAACGCCTCGATTTCGCTTTCGCGCTCGCAGATCAGACGCACCGCCACCGACTGGACGCGGCCCGCGCTCAATCCCCCGCGCACCTTGCGCCACAAGAGCGGGCTCAACTTGTACCCGACGAGACGGTCCAGCACGCGGCGGGCCTGCTGCGCGTTCACACGGCTGATGTCGATGTCGCGCGGCGCCTGCAGCGCACGCCGCACCGCGTCCTTGGTCACCTCGTGAAATTCGATGCGCTTGATCTTGGGGTTGACCTGCTGGAGGATGGTCGCCAGATGCCAAGAAATGGCTTCGCCCTCGCGGTCTGGATCGGTCGCGAGGTAGACGGCGGACGCCTTTTTGGCGGCCGACTTGAGTTCCTTGATCACCGGCCCTTTGCCCTTCGGCACGACGTACTTGGGTGTGAACTCGTGCTCCACGTCCACCCCGAGCTGGCTCCGCGGAAGATCCTTGACGTGTCCCATCGACGCGACCACGTCGTACCGCCGGTCCAGCAGCTTCTTGAGCGTCCGCGCCTTGGTCGGCGACTCTACCACCACGAGTGATTTTGCCACTACGCGCCTCCTGACTCGGAATGTCCGGCTCGGCCAGGTCCGCGCCTGGCGAGGCCCTTGCCGGCGACGTACCGCACCACTCCACGGATCTCCAGCACCGCGGGTACGGCCGTCCCCTGCGCGGCCCCGAGTCCCGACCGCGCGATCATATCGTCAATATGCACAAATTCCTCCCGAATGGTGACACCCACCGGGCCCTGCGGGGCGGCCTCGCTCGGTCCCGGCCCACTCCGCCGCTCCGATAGCACCGCGCCCCGTGCCGCGTCGCCAACATCGCTTCCATTAAAGAGCGGCGCTCTGCTGGGGACGAGCATTGTTCCCGCGCGGAGGACCGAACGGACGCGGGCGCCAGATGGGCACCTGTCCAAGGACGCCCACGGCACCGCGGCCGCGCAACGCCACCCGGCTCCTCCCGACGGCCAACGCGGCCGCCCCGGTCCCTATTCCTTCAACCGCGGCGAGCACCGATTCGGACGCCGGGAGCGCCGTGCATGTCGATCCGAACATGCGTCTCACCGACAATACGCGTCGGACCGATGGGCGGCGCTACACGCGCCGCGATCAGGCTGCGACACTTCGGCCCGCACCGCCCATGGATTCTATACCCCGATGTCTTGCATTGTCAAATGAACGAGGCGCGCGTGCGCGGTCGCACGAGCATGCTGACGCCGGTGGAGCCTCGCCGACCGTGGCGCCGATGGCGTGATATCAGGAGATCGAGAGGACCTCGCTCGATCGGAGCTGGAGGCGTGACAGACGCTGCGTGCAGCGACACCGCTGGTGCCCGGCGGTATCGCGTGGCGGCCGGCGGCGCGCGAGCCACACAACGCCGCCGGCCGCACACAAGACGTGCGGTGGACCCTAGGCGACCGGCCGCTCCTTCTGCATCCAGATCCGGACGAGATAGTACAGCACGATGACCGTGTTGATCACGTTCAGCCCGACGGCCACCGACCACAACGACCCGAAGTCCTGCATCGGGTCCGCCGGGCCCGCACCCCGCATCTTCGCCGCGGGGCCCGCAAGGGCCAGGATTACGCTGCTGGCATGGGCGACGTGGGGTGCCATGTGCCCTCCCTCCCTCCGGACAAGAGGTAGCCGAGATAGGTCCGACGGACGCGCGGTTCGATCAACGACGCGCAGCACAGGAACCCGAGAATCCCGCACGTCGCGAACATGAGGAACGCACGGTGAAAGTCGGGTCCCGCGGGCGTTTGGATAACCATCGCCGCGGTCAGCGGCTGTGCCACGGTACTCCCGAGCATGCCGCCGAGCACAACGACACCGAGCGAGCGCCCGACCGCGCCCGGCGTCAGGATCTCCGCCAGGTACGGCGCAAACAGGGTCCCGGTCGGCGTCCACGACGCGCCGAACCCGGAGATGAAGAACGCGACGTAGGCCGTCATAATCGGCACGCCCTGGCGAAACGTCGACGCCCACCCGATCGTCACCGCCATCAGCAGGCCGCCGAGCAGCCAAATCGGCGTGCGTTTGGTCTTCAGCACGATGTCGGACAGGTACCCGCTCAGGAGGACTCCGCAGAGCGCCCCAAGATAGACAACCGAGGACAGCGAGCCCGCGACGATGAGCGGCAGTTTGAGCTGTTGCACGCCGTAGGTCGGCAGCCACGTGGTCAGCCCCCACGACGCCAGCAGGAAGAAGAACCCCGCGCCAAACATGAGCGCGACGTTCCGGTTCGCGAAGATCTCATGGTAGGGTGTAAGGCGCTCGCCCGGAGGAAGCTCCTCGACGCGATGCGCCCGCGCCGGGTCGGAGATGTCGCCGTGGTGCGTGCGCAGTTCTTCCTCGCTGAAGATCACGTTCAGCTCCTGGTGCGTCATCTTCGGGTCGCGCTCGGGACGGTCCACGATAAACTTGTTGATCGCGGCGAGCACCGGGAGGCCGAGGAACGACACCACCATGAACGACCACCGCCACGACCCGGTCGCCTGTGCGATCGGCACGACGATGAACGGTACCAGGATCGGCGCGATCGTATAGGCGGTCTGGTGGAAGGCGAACGCCCGGCCGCGCGTGCTGGGCGGGAACCACGTCGCGGTCAGCCGCGACCCAGCCGTCACCTCGAACCCCTGCGCGATCCCGAACAGGAGGTTTCGCAGCGCCAGTTGGTGCCAGTCGCCCACAAACGCCATCGTCCACGTGAACACGGAAAACGCGCCGATGGTGACCGCGAGCATCTTTTTGGGCCCGATCAGATCCGTGAAGAAGCCGGCGAACGGTTGGACGCATGCGTACCCGAGGAAGAACCAGAACAGGACCTGCCCCGTCTCCTTCGTCGTCATGCCGAGCGAGGCGATGATCAACGGCAACAGGGCCGCCGTCTTAGTACGGTCGATATAGTTGACGAACCACGCGAGCCATGCGGTGCCGAGCACTTGGTAGCGGCGTTGCGAGAACACGCCTTCCATCAGCCGACCACCTCCTGTGGGACGCGTGCGGCCACCCGGGCCCGGGAGACCTGTGCGCGGCAGTTCGCGGTTCGGTTGAGTTTTCCTGCCCGTTGCCAGGAGCTTGGAGTACGCTTAGCGCTAGCGACGCACAGACGCGCCGAACCGCGTCCGGGCCGTGCAGCGGCGCGCTCGGGACCCCGCCCTAGGGCCGCCGGCCGACGCCGGTCCGCGCAGTGCCGGCGCGGGCGGGGACGGACTCGGCGACCACCGGATTCTCCAGCCGGCCCAACGCCTCGATCTCAATCGCGACCGCGTCGCCGTCCCGGAGAAAGATCGGCGGCTTGCGGGCGAACCCGACCCCGGCGGGCGTTCCCGTGGCAATCAGGTCGCCCGGTTCAAGCGTCAGGATCTCGGAGATCGACGCGATCACCTGCGGGATCCCGAAAATGAAGTTGCTGGTGTTCGAGTCCTGCAACACCCGGCCGTTGACCGTCGTGGAAAGCCGCAGCGCCTCGGGGTGCGGGACCTCGTCCGCCGTCACCAGCTCCGGCCCGACCGGCGTCGACCGGTCGAAGACCTTCCCGATCAGCCACTGGCTGGTGCGCATCTGATAGTCTCGCACGCTGACGTCGTTGAGGATCGTGTAGCCGGCGACGTGCGCGTACGCGTCGGTCTCAGCGATGTACCGGCCGGGCCGGCCGATGACGATCGCCAGCTCGGCCTCGTAGTCCAGCTGCTCGCTCACGCGCGGCAACACGATCGGCTGGCCGGCGCCGATCAGGCACGACGTGAACTTGGAAAAGAACACCGGGTGGTCCGGGATCTTCATCCCCGTCTCCGCGGCGTGGTCCCGATAGTTGAGCCCCACGCAGATGACCTTCGGCGGGTGTGGCACGACGGGCAGCAGGACCAGCCCGCGACGGGCCACACGGATGCCGGGGGCCGCACCGTGGCGCGA carries:
- a CDS encoding carbonic anhydrase yields the protein MTRAVDVTAAGDYARRLSRRDLLAAAAAAGLAGGMTAAALPQRPAEAQSALSPDQALERLMTGNARYVNGGLTAFNADLAILKQGTAEKQEPFASVLSCADSRVPVEIAFDQSIGHVFVCRVAGNVGTPEIIGSLEYGAAVLGTPLIVVLGHGRCGAVSAAIANKAVPGQISSLFPHLRPAVQRAGSNLEAAIKANATIQAELLRTSSPVLAGLAKEGKLKIVAAYYELTTGRVSLL
- the hslU gene encoding ATP-dependent protease ATPase subunit HslU gives rise to the protein MEARARLEDRLTIESLTPRRIVEELDKFIVGQAAAKRAVAIALRNRYRRSRLGAEMRDEVIPKNILMIGPTGVGKTEIARRLARLAAAPFVKVEATKFTEVGYVGRDVDSMIRDLVETAIQMVRSEQVGKVGERAATQARDRLVEILAPAPRKDQGFSNPLEMLFGGRTSPPAPEPGAAAPDDLHARRAAMRAQLDRGELDRDTVEIEVEESAFPTVEVFSGQGVEEMGINLQDLFGSVLPRRRKRRRMLVPDALRVLTNEEAQKLIDMDEVVREGIRRAEQAGIVFIDELDKISGREGGAGPDVSREGVQRDILPIIEGSTVTTKHGAVRTDHMLFIAAGAFHVSRPSDLIPELQGRLPIRVELGSLTEADFVRILVEPENALTKQYAALLATEGVIVEFPPDGVQEIARIAAAVNAEHEDIGARRLHTILEKVTEALSFAAPEAPAHVVIDAAYVRERLAGILADHDLRRYVL
- the hslV gene encoding ATP-dependent protease subunit HslV — translated: MTGRQCRPASPRIRSTTVVAVRRDGRIALAGDGQVSIGNTVLKHGARKTRRIGENVLVGFAGSAADGLTLFERLEQKLAETHGHLARAIVALAKDWRTDRILRRLEALLVVADREHLYVLSGSGDIIEPDDGVAAIGSGGPYALAAARALLRHSSLAAEEIAREALRVASEICVFTNDQVTVEVL
- the topA gene encoding type I DNA topoisomerase, which codes for MAKSLVVVESPTKARTLKKLLDRRYDVVASMGHVKDLPRSQLGVDVEHEFTPKYVVPKGKGPVIKELKSAAKKASAVYLATDPDREGEAISWHLATILQQVNPKIKRIEFHEVTKDAVRRALQAPRDIDISRVNAQQARRVLDRLVGYKLSPLLWRKVRGGLSAGRVQSVAVRLICERESEIEAFVPQEYWSIAARLTRLGDETPFVARLVTKGGDKITIGNQAEADALVRELERVPYVVAEVRRRDQQRHPTAPFTTSTLQQEANRKIGYSAARTMVVAQQLYEGLDVGPEGTVGLITYMRTDAVHVAAEAQEQARTFIAETYGAPYVPADPRRYTSRRGAQGAHEAIRPTSVARTPESVKPFLKADQHKVYKLIWERFVASQMASAVMDTLAVDITAGPYGFRATGSRVKFPGFLRVYLEGRDNGDEETPEGWLPDLSDGERLRLLGLDPAQHFTQPPPRYTEATLVRALEDRGIGRPSTYAPIIETIKHRGYVELEDRRFYPTDLGVLVNSLLVEHFPSVLDVEFTAHMEEDLDRVEEGVEDWVGLIRAFYGPFEEVLHRAEQSIEEVEMVPEEIGELCPRCSRPLVKRRGRYGEFIACSGYPECSYTRPVGIGVRCPLDNGEIVERRTRKGRIFYGCANYPACTFTSWDRPVGRICPECGHILVTKRARRGTTPPVVCSNKACTYKEAPASREPEQVGSPS
- a CDS encoding MFS transporter; protein product: MEGVFSQRRYQVLGTAWLAWFVNYIDRTKTAALLPLIIASLGMTTKETGQVLFWFFLGYACVQPFAGFFTDLIGPKKMLAVTIGAFSVFTWTMAFVGDWHQLALRNLLFGIAQGFEVTAGSRLTATWFPPSTRGRAFAFHQTAYTIAPILVPFIVVPIAQATGSWRWSFMVVSFLGLPVLAAINKFIVDRPERDPKMTHQELNVIFSEEELRTHHGDISDPARAHRVEELPPGERLTPYHEIFANRNVALMFGAGFFFLLASWGLTTWLPTYGVQQLKLPLIVAGSLSSVVYLGALCGVLLSGYLSDIVLKTKRTPIWLLGGLLMAVTIGWASTFRQGVPIMTAYVAFFISGFGASWTPTGTLFAPYLAEILTPGAVGRSLGVVVLGGMLGSTVAQPLTAAMVIQTPAGPDFHRAFLMFATCGILGFLCCASLIEPRVRRTYLGYLLSGGREGTWHPTSPMPAA
- a CDS encoding fumarylacetoacetate hydrolase family protein; protein product: MRLVTFKTGYGARLGAVDGDHVVDLNAAYAALLESRGAARAHARARADVPADATRFLSEGGDARRRAEDAVAFSRHGAAPGIRVARRGLVLLPVVPHPPKVICVGLNYRDHAAETGMKIPDHPVFFSKFTSCLIGAGQPIVLPRVSEQLDYEAELAIVIGRPGRYIAETDAYAHVAGYTILNDVSVRDYQMRTSQWLIGKVFDRSTPVGPELVTADEVPHPEALRLSTTVNGRVLQDSNTSNFIFGIPQVIASISEILTLEPGDLIATGTPAGVGFARKPPIFLRDGDAVAIEIEALGRLENPVVAESVPARAGTARTGVGRRP